The following coding sequences lie in one Arachis ipaensis cultivar K30076 chromosome B05, Araip1.1, whole genome shotgun sequence genomic window:
- the LOC107643814 gene encoding transcription factor HHO3: MQFSEKIQPQKMGFREYIEALEDERRKIQVFHRELPLSLELVAQAIEACRQQLSGTTTEYNLNGQSECSEQTSTDDPVFEEFIPIKKRASPDCDEEDDEEYYDDGEEQHSHRNKIQKEDSTNNNNNNSSCSTDKKKSDWLRSVQLWNPDPQPPKEDVPRKASVVEVKRSIGGAFQPFHREESTVGKVNASSSSLPTAKTPSSPPVPATSSTGPVSTGGNAGSGGKREEKGQGQRKQRRCWSQELHKRFLHALQQLGGADSATPKQIRELMKVDGLTNDEVKSHLQKFRLHTRRPTTMIPNSANSQTAPLFLVGNIFVQPQEYAAATAAIATSTVSSGELTTVTTAPHAAIYAPVATHPTTIVPRTQTHPSMKKSPKCNKLEDVSDHSHSEERANHGEGNSPASSSSTHGTTSPGC; encoded by the exons ATGCAATTCTCTGAGAAAATCCAACCCCAGAAGATGGGGTTTCGCGAGTACATCGAAGCATTGGAGGACGAGAGAAGAAAAATCCAAGTCTTCCACAGAGAGCTTCCCCTGTCCTTAGAACTTGTCGCGCAAG CAATTGAAGCCTGTAGGCAGCAGTTATCTGGAACAACGACAGAGTACAATTTGAATGGCCAATCGGAGTGTTCGGAGCAGACATCAACGGACGATCCTGTTTTTGAGGAGTTCATTCCAATCAAGAAAAGGGCTTCACCTGATTGcgatgaagaagatgatgaagaatatTATGATGATGGTGAAGAGCAACATTCTCATAGAAACAAGATTCAAAAGGAGGATAGtaccaacaacaataataataacagcAGCTGCAGCACTGATAAGAAAAAATCTGACTGGCTCAGATCTGTTCAATTGTGGAACCCTGATCCCCAACCACCTAAAGAG GATGTGCCTAGAAAAGCGTCTGTTGTGGAAGTGAAGAGAAGCATTGGTGGTGCTTTTCAGCCATTTCACAGAGAGGAGAGCACTGTTGGAAAGGTTaatgcatcatcatcatcattgccaaCTGCCAAAACGCCTTCTTCTCCGCCGGTGCCAGCAACAAGTTCCACAGGACCTGTATCGACCGGAGGCAATGCTGGAAGCGGCGgtaaaagagaggagaaaggacAGGGTCAGAGGAAGCAGCGGCGGTGCTGGTCACAGGAACTACACAAACGGTTCCTTCATGCCCTTCAGCAGCTTGGAGGTGCAGATT CTGCCACCCCAAAACAGATAAGGGAGCTAATGAAGGTTGATGGCCTTACAAATGATGAAGTCAAAAGTCACTTACAG AAATTTCGTCTCCACACAAGAAGGCCAACCACTATGATTCCAAACAGTGCAAACTCCCAAACTGCTCCGTTGTTTCTTGTTGGCAACATTTTTGTTCAGCCACAAGAATATGCTGCTGCTACTGCTGCCATAGCTACCTCAACAGTGTCATCAGGGGAATTAACCACGGTTACAACTGCACCACATGCTGCTATTTATGCACCTGTGGCCACACATCCAACTACCATTGTTCCCCGCACACAAACTCATCCTTCAATGAAGAAGTCACCAAAATGCAACAAGTTAGAAGATGTTTCAGATCATTCACATTCAGAAGAAAGGGCTAATCACGGTGAAGGAAATTCTCCTGCCTCATCATCATCCACACATGGCACCACTTCACCTGGCTGTTGA